Proteins co-encoded in one Populus trichocarpa isolate Nisqually-1 chromosome 10, P.trichocarpa_v4.1, whole genome shotgun sequence genomic window:
- the LOC7475529 gene encoding uncharacterized protein LOC7475529 isoform X2 yields the protein MPMLYHGLKEISKIQKLRRVVSYTGFYCFVAVMSYAYTTNTTRAGYSRGDQFYAAYPAGTELLTDATKLYKAALGNCFESEEWGPIEYSIMAKHFERQGKSPYAYHAQYMAHLLSHGQLDGNG from the exons ATGCCGATGCTCTATCATGGgttaaaagaaatatcaaagattCAAAAGCTTCGCAGAGTCGTTTCTTATACTGGTTTCTATTGCTTTGTTGCTGTCATGAGCTATGCTTATACAACCAATAC AACTAGAGCTGGATATTCTAGAGGTGACCAATTCTATGCAGCTTATCCTGCTGGGACTGAGCTTTTAACTGACGCCACCAAG CTATATAAAGCTGCACTTGGAAATTGCTTTGAATCAGAGGAGTGGGGTCCAATTGAGTACTCCATCATGGCCAAGCACTTTGAACGCCAGGGGAAATCGCCATATGCATATCATGCA CAATATATGGCACACCTCCTTTCTCACGGACAGCTTGATGGAAATGGCTAG
- the LOC7459781 gene encoding nudix hydrolase 25 produces the protein MDGLPSGYRPNVGVCLINSDNLVFVASRLNVPGAWQMPQGGIEDGEEPKSAAIRELMEETGIVSAETIAEVPNWLTYDFPPAVKAKVNRLWGGEWHGQAQKWFLMRLTKDESEINLASGEADPEFAEWKWASPEEVIEQAVDYKRPTYEEVMRTFRPYLNENGIAAKCKSSKW, from the exons ATGGATGGTCTGCCCTCTGGATATCGCCCCAACGTTGGTGTCTGTCTCATCAACTCTGATAACCTG GTTTTTGTGGCTTCAAGATTAAATGTTCCAGGAGCATGGCAGATGCCTCAG GGGGGTATTGAAGATGGTGAGGAGCCTAAGTCTGCAGCCATCAGGGAATTGATGGAAGAAACAGGGATAGTCTCTGCTGAAACTATTGCCGAG GTTCCAAATTGGTTGACTTATGACTTCCCCCCTGCCGTGAAGGCCAAGGTGAATCGTCTCTGGGGAGGTGAATGGCACGGACAGGCACAAAAGTG GTTTCTCATGAGATTAACAAAAGATGAGAGTGAGATCAACTTAGCAAGTGGCGAAGCAGACCCAGAATTTGCAGAGTGGAAATGGGCTAGCCCCGAAGAAGTTATTGAGCAG GCAGTGGACTACAAGAGGCCAACTTATGAAGAAGTTATGAGGACATTTAGGCCTTACTTGAATGAAAATGGAATAGCTGCTAAATGTAAATCTTCAAAGTGGTAA
- the LOC7459782 gene encoding mitogen-activated protein kinase 17 isoform X2 gives MLDRDFFTEYGEASQYEIQEVVGKGSYGVVASAIDTHTGERVAIKKMNNVFEHVSDATRILREIKLLRLLKHADIVEIKHIMLPPSPREFKDVYVVFELMESDLHQVIKLNDDLTPEHHQFFLYQLLRGLKYIHTGNVFHRDLKPKNILANADCKVKLCDFGLARVSFTNAPSAIFWTYTPAIDIWSIGCIFAELLTGKPLFPGKNVVHQLELITDLLGTPAADTIARVGNEKARKYLSSMRKKQPIPFSKKFPDVDRSALCILERLLAFDPKDRPSAEEALADLYFDGLADKEQEPSRQPISKLEFEFERRKLTRDDVRELIYREILEYHPEMLKEYLQGTDQTHFVYPSGVDRFKEQFAHLEEGDGKSDRNSPHHRKHATSLPRERICTADETENTVKRSTSSLSRAAKQSPQKSEATEELQSANRNAVAMQTSSTKPKCSPRTLLRSDSICASTSVGLIGNDRQVHAL, from the exons ATGCTTGACAGAGATTTTTTCACCGAGTATGGAGAAGCAAGCCAGTATGAAATTCAAGAAGTAGTCGGGAAAGGAAGCTATGGCGTTGTCGCATCCGCCATAGATACTCACACGGGAGAGAGGGTTGCTATCAAGAAGATGAACAATGTCTTTGAGCATGTCTCTGATGCTACTCGGATTCTACGTGAGATCAAGCTGCTTCGGCTGCTTAAACACGCTGATATCGTAGAAATCAAACATATTATGCTCCCTCCTTCTCCAAGAGAGTTTAAAGATGTTTATGTTGTGTTTGAGTTGATGGAATCTGACCTTCATCAAGTTATCAAGTTAAATGACGATCTCACTCCTGAACATCATCAGTTTTTCCTGTACCAGCTTCTTCGCGGTCTCAAATATATACATACAG GAAATGTGTTTCATCGAGATTTGAAGCCCAAAAATATTCTGGCTAATGCAGATTGTAAAGTAAAGCTTTGTGATTTTGGGCTGGCTCGTGTGTCATTTACTAATGCTCCTTCTGCTATTTTTTGGACT TACACTCCTGCCATTGATATTTGGAGCATAGGATGCATATTTGCAGAGTTGTTGACGGGGAAAcctttatttcctggaaaaaatGTGGTGCATCAATTAGAACTCATAACTGATTTGCTTGGCACTCCTGCTGCTGATACAATTGCACGA GTTGGGAATGAAAAAGCTAGGAAGTATTTGAGTAGCATGAGGAAAAAGCAGCCAATTCCTTTCTCTAAAAAATTTCCAGATGTAGACCGATCAGCTTTGTGTATACTTGAGCGGTTGCTGGCATTTGATCCTAAAGACCGTCCATCTGCTGAAGAG GCTTTAGCTGATCTGTATTTTGACGGGCTGGCAGATAAGGAGCAAGAACCTTCAAGACAACCCATTTCAAAACTTGAGTTTGAATTTGAAAGGAGGAAATTGACAAGAGATGATGTGAGAGAGCTAATTTACAGAGAG aTTTTGGAGTATCATCCAGAGATGCTGAAGGAGTACCTTCAGGGCACAGATCAGACTCACTTTGTGTATCCAAG TGGAGTTGATCGATTTAAGGAACAATTTGCTCATCTTGAGGAAGGAGATGGTAAAAGTGATAGAAACAGCCCCCACCACAGGAAGCATGCGACGTCCTTGCCTAG GGAGCGAATCTGCACAGCCGATGAAACCGAGAATACTGTAAAGCGCAGTACATCTTCTCTTTCTCGTGCAGCTAAGCAGAGCCCCCAAAAGTCGGAAGCTACTGAAGAACTACAATCTGCTAACCGAAATGCTGTAGCCATGCAGACCAGCTCTACCAAACCCAAGTGTAGCCCACGTACTCTGTTGAGAAGCGACAGCATTTGCGCTTCAACATCTGTGGGACTAATTGGAAATGATCGCCAGGTACATGCTCTCTGA
- the LOC7459782 gene encoding mitogen-activated protein kinase 17 isoform X1, which translates to MLDRDFFTEYGEASQYEIQEVVGKGSYGVVASAIDTHTGERVAIKKMNNVFEHVSDATRILREIKLLRLLKHADIVEIKHIMLPPSPREFKDVYVVFELMESDLHQVIKLNDDLTPEHHQFFLYQLLRGLKYIHTGNVFHRDLKPKNILANADCKVKLCDFGLARVSFTNAPSAIFWTDYVATRWYRAPELCGSFSSKYTPAIDIWSIGCIFAELLTGKPLFPGKNVVHQLELITDLLGTPAADTIARVGNEKARKYLSSMRKKQPIPFSKKFPDVDRSALCILERLLAFDPKDRPSAEEALADLYFDGLADKEQEPSRQPISKLEFEFERRKLTRDDVRELIYREILEYHPEMLKEYLQGTDQTHFVYPSGVDRFKEQFAHLEEGDGKSDRNSPHHRKHATSLPRERICTADETENTVKRSTSSLSRAAKQSPQKSEATEELQSANRNAVAMQTSSTKPKCSPRTLLRSDSICASTSVGLIGNDRQVHAL; encoded by the exons ATGCTTGACAGAGATTTTTTCACCGAGTATGGAGAAGCAAGCCAGTATGAAATTCAAGAAGTAGTCGGGAAAGGAAGCTATGGCGTTGTCGCATCCGCCATAGATACTCACACGGGAGAGAGGGTTGCTATCAAGAAGATGAACAATGTCTTTGAGCATGTCTCTGATGCTACTCGGATTCTACGTGAGATCAAGCTGCTTCGGCTGCTTAAACACGCTGATATCGTAGAAATCAAACATATTATGCTCCCTCCTTCTCCAAGAGAGTTTAAAGATGTTTATGTTGTGTTTGAGTTGATGGAATCTGACCTTCATCAAGTTATCAAGTTAAATGACGATCTCACTCCTGAACATCATCAGTTTTTCCTGTACCAGCTTCTTCGCGGTCTCAAATATATACATACAG GAAATGTGTTTCATCGAGATTTGAAGCCCAAAAATATTCTGGCTAATGCAGATTGTAAAGTAAAGCTTTGTGATTTTGGGCTGGCTCGTGTGTCATTTACTAATGCTCCTTCTGCTATTTTTTGGACT gaTTATGTGGCAACTAGATGGTACCGTGCCCCTGAACTCTGCGGCTCGTTTTCCTCCAAG TACACTCCTGCCATTGATATTTGGAGCATAGGATGCATATTTGCAGAGTTGTTGACGGGGAAAcctttatttcctggaaaaaatGTGGTGCATCAATTAGAACTCATAACTGATTTGCTTGGCACTCCTGCTGCTGATACAATTGCACGA GTTGGGAATGAAAAAGCTAGGAAGTATTTGAGTAGCATGAGGAAAAAGCAGCCAATTCCTTTCTCTAAAAAATTTCCAGATGTAGACCGATCAGCTTTGTGTATACTTGAGCGGTTGCTGGCATTTGATCCTAAAGACCGTCCATCTGCTGAAGAG GCTTTAGCTGATCTGTATTTTGACGGGCTGGCAGATAAGGAGCAAGAACCTTCAAGACAACCCATTTCAAAACTTGAGTTTGAATTTGAAAGGAGGAAATTGACAAGAGATGATGTGAGAGAGCTAATTTACAGAGAG aTTTTGGAGTATCATCCAGAGATGCTGAAGGAGTACCTTCAGGGCACAGATCAGACTCACTTTGTGTATCCAAG TGGAGTTGATCGATTTAAGGAACAATTTGCTCATCTTGAGGAAGGAGATGGTAAAAGTGATAGAAACAGCCCCCACCACAGGAAGCATGCGACGTCCTTGCCTAG GGAGCGAATCTGCACAGCCGATGAAACCGAGAATACTGTAAAGCGCAGTACATCTTCTCTTTCTCGTGCAGCTAAGCAGAGCCCCCAAAAGTCGGAAGCTACTGAAGAACTACAATCTGCTAACCGAAATGCTGTAGCCATGCAGACCAGCTCTACCAAACCCAAGTGTAGCCCACGTACTCTGTTGAGAAGCGACAGCATTTGCGCTTCAACATCTGTGGGACTAATTGGAAATGATCGCCAGGTACATGCTCTCTGA
- the LOC7475529 gene encoding uncharacterized protein LOC7475529 isoform X1, which yields MPMLYHGLKEISKIQKLRRVVSYTGFYCFVAVMSYAYTTNTTRAGYSRGDQFYAAYPAGTELLTDATKLYKAALGNCFESEEWGPIEYSIMAKHFERQGKSPYAYHAVSFTMLQYMAHLLSHGQLDGNG from the exons ATGCCGATGCTCTATCATGGgttaaaagaaatatcaaagattCAAAAGCTTCGCAGAGTCGTTTCTTATACTGGTTTCTATTGCTTTGTTGCTGTCATGAGCTATGCTTATACAACCAATAC AACTAGAGCTGGATATTCTAGAGGTGACCAATTCTATGCAGCTTATCCTGCTGGGACTGAGCTTTTAACTGACGCCACCAAG CTATATAAAGCTGCACTTGGAAATTGCTTTGAATCAGAGGAGTGGGGTCCAATTGAGTACTCCATCATGGCCAAGCACTTTGAACGCCAGGGGAAATCGCCATATGCATATCATGCAGTAAGTTTCACAATGCTG CAATATATGGCACACCTCCTTTCTCACGGACAGCTTGATGGAAATGGCTAG